The region TAAAGCCGTAATACATATTTTTGAGCAGAGTAAGGATGAAATACATACAATGTTGACTCCGATAGCTCAAACATTTGATGTTAGCATCGATATTATAACTCTTATAGATGATTGGCAAAGAGTAGATATAGTTAGTAAAAAGTATGGAAATATTTCAAAGTTTATAAATTCTGCTAAACAACTACTTCCAAGAAATTTAATAGCTGCATCTAATATAACTCAATATATTATTGAGACATTGTCAAAAAATCAAAAAACTATAACATTTGCTGAGAGTTGTACTGGTGGGATTTTAACTTATTACTTTACAAAAGAAAATGGTGCTTCAAAAATATTGAATGGTTCACTTGTAACCTACTCAAATAGTATAAAAGAGAATTGGCTTGCAGTTGAGCATGATACATTAGAAGAGTTTGGAGCTGTTAGTGCTGAAGTTGTTAAAGAGATGTGTGATGGAGCTTTAAATGTTAGTAATGCAGATTATGCACTTTCCATTAGTGGTATAGCAGGGGACACTGGCGGAACTGAGTTAAAACCTGTAGGAACTGTATATATTGGAGTAAGTTCTAAAACGCATCATGCTGAAATACATCTAAAATTAAATGGAGATAGAAATTATGTGCAACGCCAAAGTGCTCTTTTTGCCATAAAAATGCTTATTTTAATAGATAAAGAGATGTTTTTTTAAATTTGTATCAAAATATCTTGACATCTAAAATCTATTTGTCTATAATTTCGACCTCTTAAGAATAAGAGACAAAAAGTCTTGTTAGCTCAGCTGGTAGAGCACGTCACTTTTAATGATGTGGCCGATGGTTCGAATCCATCACAGGACACCATTTTTAAACAAGAAAACAATGTATGCGGTGGTAGTTCAGTTGGTTAGAATACCTGCCTGTCACGCAGGGGGTCGCGAGTTCGAGTCTCGTCCACCGCGCCATTAATTTTGTTTATTTGCACCAAAGCTTTCAGCTCACATACTTTGTGTATGCTTCGCTAAAATCTTAGGCACAACTAAATCAAAATTGTTTTTAGTGTAAAATGGGCGCTTAGCTCAGTTGGTAGAGCGCTACCCTTACAAGGTAGATGTCACTGGTTCGAGTCCAGTAGTGCCCACCATTGATAAACCTTTTGTTTATGAAAGTGACCCTTTCGTCTAGTGGCCAAGGACACTATCACTTCATGGTAGAGACAGAGGTTCAAATCCTTTAGGGGTCGCCACATACTTGGTGTGTTGTGTAAAAAAATTTAAAAATGGGCGCTTAGCTCAGTTGGTAGAGCGCTACCCTTACAAGGTAGATGTCACTGGTTCGAGTCCAGTAGTGCCCACCATTTTTTGATTATTTACACTCAAAAACAAAAAAGTATAATTTATGCGCGGTGGTAGTTCAGTTGGTTAGAATACCTGCCTGTCACGCAGGGGGTCGCGAGTTCGAGTCTCGTCCACCGCGCCACTTCTTTTTTTACCCGTCCATTCAACAATCAAAATGTCCATCATCCATTCAATAGTTAAGTGTGATTAAATGATTTACTTTAACTTAACTCTCTTTTTGTACTCTTTTTAGTAATTCTTGAAATTTACTTGAAATTTGTTTTGTTTTTCTAAGTTTTTTTGTTTTGCTTAGTCTATAAACCCCATTTGTATTTATAAAAGCATTTACTTCTAAATCTGCTCTTTTGTTTAAATCTAAAACTTCATAGCTTAGTGAGTCTAATATAAGAGGTGGCTTATTTTGTTCTACAAAGTAACTAAGAACCATATGATCTCTTTTAGAGTACTTGTCATATGCAAGAGTTATAAAAAGTTTATCTTCTTCAAATCCAAGTTTTAAAAGTGTAAAGTATTTTATAATAGCATAGTCTTCACAATCTCCAAAACCTACAGCTAGAAATTCTTTAGGTGTAGACCAATAATCGCTTATATTGTTTATTTTTTTGTCTGATTTATATTTTAATTTTTGATTTAAAAATATATTTATTTTTGTAAGTTGTTTAAACTCTGAATCATTTTTTATTGAAGCAATTTGTTTTTTGTATTCATAAATTCTATCAGTTGCTTTTTTACCAGATTTTTTTTCAATATAAAGAATTTCATTATTAGTAAAATTTGGATAAACAGAAGCAAAAAGAGTTGCTGATAGCAATAATGGTGCAAGTAGTTTAATAATATTTCCTTGATTTATTTGACTTTATAAAAAGCTTTTTGTTCCTCTAGCATCGTACATATCTTTGTATCTAAAGGTAATTAAGTTTTGCATTATAGCAAATAATATTATAAAATTAATAAAACTACTTCCACCATAACTAAACATAGGCAAGGGAACTCCTACAACAGGGGCAAAACCTATAGTCATGGAAATATTTACACCCATATATATAAAGATCATAAAAGATATAGCTATTGTTACTACTTTTATATAATAGTCAGTATTGTAGATGCTAAGACTCATCAGATGTAAAATCAGCATAATATATATAGCTATTATTGCAAGAGCTCCCAAAAAACCGCTTCTCTCAACCACAAATGCAAAAATAAAATCACTCGTTGATATGGGTAAAAACCTCATTTGAGTTTGAGTAGCATCATCTTTAGATTTTCCAGTTAAGCCACCGGAACCTATTGCAATGATGGATTGTTGAACATGATAAGAAGGTTTTTCACTAAGAAAATCTTTAATCCTAGTTTTTTGATAATCATGTAGTGCAAATTTATAAACAAGAGGTGAAACAAGAAGTATTGCAACTAAGATAGTAGCCCATATTTTCCAATAAACTCCAATAAAAAATAAAACACCATAGCCAATTAGTAATAAAACAAGTGCAGTTCCTAAATCAGGTTCTTTAACGATTAAGCCAAAAGGAAGAAGTATATAAAAGCTTATTTTTATAAAATCAATAGTTTTATATCCATTTATTGGTGGTGGATTTTTGTTTATAAGATAAGCTAGCATTAGTATCAATGCAGGTTTAACGAACTCTGATGGTTGAATAGTTGTATTTATAAATGGAATTTCTATCCATCTTTGAGCACCTAATCTTGCATGTCCAAAAAACTCAACTGCAAGTAAAAGACCAATATTTGCCCAATAAATAAGAGGAATAAGCCAACTCATTCTTCGGATGGGAAGCAAAAAAACAAATATAAATGCTATAAAAGCTACTCCAACATATGTTGTTTGTTTTTGAGCAAGAGCAGGAACTACTTCACCAATTAGCCAGTGGGAGGTAACAACAAGAGGGATGATTAAGATAATAGAAAAAAAATCAAATTGTGCTAGAATACGCTTATCAAATCTCCACAAATTTGTAACTCCAAAAAAATTTCAAAATTGTATCATAAAGGAACATAATGAGCGATATAAAAAGCTATGTATGTGATAATTCCCAGAGGTTAGATGTTTTTTTAGCATTGCAAATTGGGCAAACACGCTCACAAATTGCTTCATTGATAAAACATGAATGTGTAAAAGTAGATGCTAAGTTAGTATCTCGTCCAGGTGTAAAACTAAAAGTAGGGCAGAGCATAGAAGTACTTTTTCCTCAAGCAAAAGAGTCTGCTGCTCTTGATATTGACTTTGATGTAGAGATTCTTTTTGAAGATGATGATGTGCTTGTTATAAATAAACCAAGTGGAGTTACTGTTCATCCAGCACCAAGTGTGAAAGAAGCTACTCTTGTAGATTGGCTAAAGCATAAAGGTGTCAGACTTTCTAATATAAGTGGCGAAGAGAGGCACGGTATAGTTCACAGGCTTGATAAAGGTACGAGTGGAACAATGATTGTTGCTAAAAATAATGAAGCACATGAATTTTTATCTTTACAACTTCAAGATAAAAGTATGGGAAGATATTATGTTGCAGTAATTACACCTCCTTTAAAAGAGGATATGACTACGATAGAACTAAATATAGGTAGAAGCTCTCATAATAGACTAAAAATGGCATGTACTAATGAAGGTAAAGCTAAATATGCAAAAACAATGTTTAAAGTTTTAGCACTAAGTGGTGATGAAAAACAGCAGTTGATAGCTTGTAAACTTTTTACTGGACGTACTCACCAAATACGTGTACATTTAGAAAGTATCAATAGACATATTATGGGTGATCATATATATGCTCAAAGCCCAAAAATGGAGAAATCGGAACGAATTTTGCTACATGCTTATATGATATATTTTGTTCATCCAAAGAGCAAGAAAACCCTTTCTTTTGTTGCATCTCTTGATGATACAATGAAAAATTATATAGACAAAAAATTTGATATGGAGCAGATTAATGAAGTTATGGACACTAGCAACATTTTGCGCAGTTTCTCTAGTAATTCTTAGTGGTTGTGGTGGTACTTCGCCCAAACCAGCAGATGAAATAAAAATAGACAAAACACTACCTATTGTAAAATTAACTCAAAGTGGTACTGTTGTTGATATGAATGTCATTGCATTTGAGTGGAATGCTATTGAAGATGAACGAGTAAAAGGTATTTATATCTACAAACAAAATATGAGCAAAGAAGGAAGTGAGTTATCACACTATAAAACTTTAGAAAATCGTTTTACAACTCACTATTTGGATCATGAAATAACTCCGGATAGTTCTTATACATATAGTTTTAAAACATTTTCTAAAGAAGCTGAGTCTCAGATGAGTGAAATAAAAATATTAAACTCTCTTCCTGTTTTGAAGTCTGTTGTTTGGATTCAAAGTATTGGTAATATGCCAAGAACTGCAAAAATAATCTGGAGACCTCATGAAAATCAAAAAGTTAAATCCTATATTATTGAAAGAAGAACTTTAGAAGAGAAAGACTGGAGTAAGATAGCTACAATAGATGGTAGGCTTAATGCTGAGTTTATTGATTTTGATCTTAAAGATGATTTTGTTTATAAATATCGTGTTCGTGTGCTTACTTATGATGGCATAACTTCAACTCCAAGTGAGATAGTTCAAGTTGTAACAAAATCACTTCCAAATACTATTAAGCATATAGTTGCAACAACTAATTTACCTAGAAAGATAGAGATAAATTGGGAAAAATCAACAACTGAAGATTTTGAGCGTTACTATCTTTATAGATCTGAGAGTTCTGATGGGTCTTATGAACTTATAGCAAAACTTTACAACCCCACTTTTATTGATGTTATTGAAGAAGATGGCAAAGAGTATTACTATAGAGTAAGCGCGGTAGAAAAAAATGGACTAGAGAGTATCCATGACAAAATTTCTATACAAGGTTTAACTCTTATAAAGCCAGAAGCTCCATCTTTGGTTGAAGCAAGAGTTATTGATAATAAGATTGAAATTAAATGGTCTAACAAAGATTCAAGAATTAAAACATATACTGTAGTTAAAAAAGCTAAAACAGGTTGGTTTGATGCTAAAGATGAAGAGTTTGTAGATATTAGAAGTAAAAAGTTTGTGGATTCAGAAATTGGACCAAATATAACTTACTATTATAAAGTTTTTGCTATTGATGAGTTTGGAATCAAGTCAGATGCAAGTATAGAAGTAGAAATAAAAACTCCAAATACAGTTGCTAACAATACAAAAAAAGAAGTATCAGCAGAAGTATCAAAAGAAGTTAGAGTAAAAACAAAAGAAAAAAATGAAGAGGTAATTATACCTACTCAAGATTTTAACTAAAATGAGAATTAATGCCACACTTACATATTCAAGAGTTTAAAGAGATAAGTTTTCCTAAAAAACATAAGGATGTTTCATTTAATTTTATTGCTAAAAATGCAAAACACAATGATGAAACGCTTATCTCAGTTAGCGTTGAAGAAGATGATTTCTTTTTACTTGTTAAAGAAGAAGACAATAAAAGCCTTTTAAAAACAGATAAATTAACACGTCCTGCATCTATACACAATGTGCATAAAGCACTTTTAGCTTATGCTGATGTGGCTGATTTGAATGTTATATCCTCAAATGTACCTCAAAAACCAAAAAATATACATCTTGAAGAAGCTACAGCTTTAAAACATATTAATTACTTTGCAGATAATTTTCCAGATGCATCTGAGATAAGAATAGAAGTTGGATTTGGTTCAGGAAGGCATCTGATACATCAAGCTACACAAAACCCAGAAATTTTGTTTATAGGCATAGAGATACATAGACCTTCTATAGAGCAAGTTTTAAAACAAGTAAGTATTCAAAATATTAAAAATTTACTTGTCCTTGATTATGATGCAAGACTTTTTATGGAGCTTGTTCCATCAAACATAGTTGGTAAAATTTATGTACATTTTCCTGTACCATGGGATAAAAAACCACATCGTAGGGTAATTTCTACTACTTTTATAGAAGAAGCTAGAAGAGTTCTTAAGGTCAATGGACAACTTGAACTTAGAACAGATAGCGAAAATTATTATGCTTATTCTTATGAAACATTTATAAATTTTCATAAAACTATTTTACATATCAATAAAAACAGAGATATTGCAATAAGTTCCAAATATGAAGATAGATGGAAAAAAATGCAAAAGAATATCTATGATGTAACCATGATAAATGAAGAAAATTCAGATGAGTTGAATTTACAAGGTAGTTTTGAATTTTCAGATATTTGCCTAAGAGATGCAGAACTTATAGACCTTCATGGAGTTACAAAAAAATTTGATGGTGGATTTATTCATTTTGAGAGGGTTTATAAAATAGATGCAGGAGTTATGCTAAGAATATCACTTGGAAGTTTTGATAGACCAGAGCATCTATATGTTCTTGTAAAAGAAAAAATGGCTTCATATTATCCAACTTTACCTCTTAAGTCAAAAAGCAATTTATTGGCACACAAGTATCTACAAGAGGTGTTCAATGGATAAGGTAATAATGGCACAAGATCTCTCTTTGTCATATTCCAATGATGAAACTATTATAAATAAAGCAAATTTTTCAATTAATTCTGGTAGTTTTGTTTTTATAACAGGTGCTAGCGGTAGTGGAAAATCAACACTTCTAAAATCTCTTTATGGTTTATTAAAACCTAAGCAAGGGAGTCTCATAGTTGGTGGTGTTGAATTAAAAGGTGTAGCAAGTTCTAAACTAAATTTTTTGAGAAAACATATTGGGATTGTTTTTCAAGATTATAAACTTGTAAAAGAGTGGACAATAGAAAAAAATATAATGCTTCCTCTTATTATAAATGGTTATGAAAAAAGTGTAACTCAAAGTCAAGTTGATTCACTTTTGAAGCATGTTCGTTTAAAACATCAAGCAGGAAAATATCCGCTTGAACTTAGTGGTGGAGAACAACAAAGAGTTGCAATGGCTAGAGCATTGGCACATAATCCTATTTTAATTTTAGCAGATGAGCCAACAGGTAATTTAGATGATTACTCTTCTCAGCTCATTTGGAATCTTCTTGAGGGCGCAAATGAGCAGCTTAAAACTACTGTAATAGTAGTTACTCACAATATCCCTCAAACTATGAATGTTGATTATAAGCACTTTAATATTGAGTATGGAAGTATAAATGAAGTCATTTAAAAATCATCTATCTTTAGTTGTTGCACTACTTAGCATCTTGTTTTCTATACAGATATTTATAGTAGTTGAGCGCTCTATAGATGCATACAAAGAAAATCTTGCAAATAACTATTCTATCATTGTTGTAAGTCAAGTAAAATTGGAAAATAAAGTTTTAATAGATACAAATAGTATTATCTCAAATGTAGATGAATTATCCGCTGATAGCGTTATTAAACGCTTAAATAGTGGAATAAATGAAAAAAATATAGAACTCTTAAAACTTACTCTTCCTAAGTTTTATAAACTTAGTCTTACTCATTATCCAACTCCTAAACAGATTAAAAAACTAAGAGAAGATTTACTTAAAAACAAAGCTATAACTAAAGTAGAAGATTTCTCTCATAACCATGATACTATTTATAAATTATTACTTTTATTTAAAAAAGTAGTCTCTCTTTTTTCAATAGTTGTATTTGTGGTAACGATACTTCTTATATTTAAAGAGTTACGCATCTGGCAATTTAAACATAGTGAACGCATGAGTATTATGGCTCTTTTTGGTGCTCCTATATGGCTTCGTTCTGCTGTGTTATTTAGATTGGCTATTGTAGATGCAATCATAGCTAGTGTCTTGGCTTTTGCCTTGTTTATGTATATATCATCGTCACTTTGGGTAAAAGAACAGTTTGAAAATATTGGTATTGATGTGATGATATTTGATATTGTAAATGATGCTTCACTTCTTTTTGCAACAGCTATGTCACTTTCTATATTGCTAGCTTTACTTATAGTTGTAGGGCATAAAGAAGAAGTATGATTCGCTTATTTTTTATGTTGTTTTTAGTCTCAGGAATGCTTGTAGCAAAAACGAGTGTAGATGCTAATATAAAGCAAACTAGCAAAAAACTCAGCTCTTTTTCTAAAAATTATTCAAAAATAAATAAAAAAATGGCTCAAACAGCAGAAGCTATTTTAAAGCAAAAAGCAGAAATACAAACACAAGAAGAGCATCTAGCATCTCTAAAAAAAGAGCTAAGTGAAAAAGAGGACATATATAAATCCAA is a window of uncultured Sulfurimonas sp. DNA encoding:
- a CDS encoding CinA family protein — its product is MQEYIIRKIKQKTDFIDSITYFKESDNSLFLYLEEELNSSDKLIIVTTKHNFSTIGKVICTVTSDNQVLKDNMLIPSNSSVYEDRSYLLEYKNSITNVLNIDEMQKMPEILLNFEESKAVIHIFEQSKDEIHTMLTPIAQTFDVSIDIITLIDDWQRVDIVSKKYGNISKFINSAKQLLPRNLIAASNITQYIIETLSKNQKTITFAESCTGGILTYYFTKENGASKILNGSLVTYSNSIKENWLAVEHDTLEEFGAVSAEVVKEMCDGALNVSNADYALSISGIAGDTGGTELKPVGTVYIGVSSKTHHAEIHLKLNGDRNYVQRQSALFAIKMLILIDKEMFF
- a CDS encoding transglutaminase-like cysteine peptidase; the protein is MLSATLFASVYPNFTNNEILYIEKKSGKKATDRIYEYKKQIASIKNDSEFKQLTKINIFLNQKLKYKSDKKINNISDYWSTPKEFLAVGFGDCEDYAIIKYFTLLKLGFEEDKLFITLAYDKYSKRDHMVLSYFVEQNKPPLILDSLSYEVLDLNKRADLEVNAFINTNGVYRLSKTKKLRKTKQISSKFQELLKRVQKES
- a CDS encoding FtsW/RodA/SpoVE family cell cycle protein, translating into MWRFDKRILAQFDFFSIILIIPLVVTSHWLIGEVVPALAQKQTTYVGVAFIAFIFVFLLPIRRMSWLIPLIYWANIGLLLAVEFFGHARLGAQRWIEIPFINTTIQPSEFVKPALILMLAYLINKNPPPINGYKTIDFIKISFYILLPFGLIVKEPDLGTALVLLLIGYGVLFFIGVYWKIWATILVAILLVSPLVYKFALHDYQKTRIKDFLSEKPSYHVQQSIIAIGSGGLTGKSKDDATQTQMRFLPISTSDFIFAFVVERSGFLGALAIIAIYIMLILHLMSLSIYNTDYYIKVVTIAISFMIFIYMGVNISMTIGFAPVVGVPLPMFSYGGSSFINFIILFAIMQNLITFRYKDMYDARGTKSFL
- a CDS encoding RluA family pseudouridine synthase, whose amino-acid sequence is MSDIKSYVCDNSQRLDVFLALQIGQTRSQIASLIKHECVKVDAKLVSRPGVKLKVGQSIEVLFPQAKESAALDIDFDVEILFEDDDVLVINKPSGVTVHPAPSVKEATLVDWLKHKGVRLSNISGEERHGIVHRLDKGTSGTMIVAKNNEAHEFLSLQLQDKSMGRYYVAVITPPLKEDMTTIELNIGRSSHNRLKMACTNEGKAKYAKTMFKVLALSGDEKQQLIACKLFTGRTHQIRVHLESINRHIMGDHIYAQSPKMEKSERILLHAYMIYFVHPKSKKTLSFVASLDDTMKNYIDKKFDMEQINEVMDTSNILRSFSSNS
- the trmB gene encoding tRNA (guanosine(46)-N7)-methyltransferase TrmB; its protein translation is MPHLHIQEFKEISFPKKHKDVSFNFIAKNAKHNDETLISVSVEEDDFFLLVKEEDNKSLLKTDKLTRPASIHNVHKALLAYADVADLNVISSNVPQKPKNIHLEEATALKHINYFADNFPDASEIRIEVGFGSGRHLIHQATQNPEILFIGIEIHRPSIEQVLKQVSIQNIKNLLVLDYDARLFMELVPSNIVGKIYVHFPVPWDKKPHRRVISTTFIEEARRVLKVNGQLELRTDSENYYAYSYETFINFHKTILHINKNRDIAISSKYEDRWKKMQKNIYDVTMINEENSDELNLQGSFEFSDICLRDAELIDLHGVTKKFDGGFIHFERVYKIDAGVMLRISLGSFDRPEHLYVLVKEKMASYYPTLPLKSKSNLLAHKYLQEVFNG
- a CDS encoding ABC transporter ATP-binding protein, translating into MDKVIMAQDLSLSYSNDETIINKANFSINSGSFVFITGASGSGKSTLLKSLYGLLKPKQGSLIVGGVELKGVASSKLNFLRKHIGIVFQDYKLVKEWTIEKNIMLPLIINGYEKSVTQSQVDSLLKHVRLKHQAGKYPLELSGGEQQRVAMARALAHNPILILADEPTGNLDDYSSQLIWNLLEGANEQLKTTVIVVTHNIPQTMNVDYKHFNIEYGSINEVI
- a CDS encoding cell division protein FtsX, encoding MKSFKNHLSLVVALLSILFSIQIFIVVERSIDAYKENLANNYSIIVVSQVKLENKVLIDTNSIISNVDELSADSVIKRLNSGINEKNIELLKLTLPKFYKLSLTHYPTPKQIKKLREDLLKNKAITKVEDFSHNHDTIYKLLLLFKKVVSLFSIVVFVVTILLIFKELRIWQFKHSERMSIMALFGAPIWLRSAVLFRLAIVDAIIASVLAFALFMYISSSLWVKEQFENIGIDVMIFDIVNDASLLFATAMSLSILLALLIVVGHKEEV